A window of the Bufo gargarizans isolate SCDJY-AF-19 chromosome 1, ASM1485885v1, whole genome shotgun sequence genome harbors these coding sequences:
- the TPST2 gene encoding protein-tyrosine sulfotransferase 2, translating into MRFTVRKVLLVFGFIVLVALAVHLGQQMLECQQILDEGYNRRNWGVMKPESEELVMMDANNIEYRYSKNMPLIFIGGVPRSGTTLMRAMLDAHPDVRCGEETRIIPRILAMRQAWSKSGSEKMRLDEAGVTDGVMDAAVQAFILEIIAKHGEPAKLLCNKDPFTLKSSVYLSKLFPNSKFLLMIRDGRASVHSMITRKITIAGFDLNSYRDCLTKWNKAIEIMYAQCLEIGEHKCLPVHYEQLVLHPKQTLHAIIEFLGIQWNDAVLHHEELIGKPGGVSLSKTEKSTDQVMKPVNLEALTKWVGKLPTDIVEDMARIAPMLARLGYDPFANPPKYGNPDALVVNNTHRVLKGDFKTPSSLKGFVQIHQNNSSHW; encoded by the exons ATGCGGTTCACGGTGAGGAAGGTGCTGTTAGTGTTTGGCTTCATTGTTTTGGTGGCCTTAGCCGTGCATCTTGGCCAGCAAATGCTGGAATGCCAACAGATTCTAGATGAAGGTTATAATAGAAGGAATTGGGGTGTCATGAAGCCGGAAAGtgaagaacttgtgatgatggaTGCCAACAACATCGAGTACAGATACAGTAAGAACATGCCTCTTATATTTATCGGGGGAGTGCCCAGAAGTGGTACCACCTTAATGAGAGCAATGCTGGATGCTCATCCAGATGTCCGCTGTGGAGAAGAGACGCGGATTATTCCCCGGATTTTAGCAATGCGCCAAGCCTGGTCGAAGTCTGGCAGTGAAAAGATGCGTCTTGATGAAGCCGGTGTAACGGATGGGGTCATGGACGCCGCAGTGCAGGCCTTTATACTAGAAATTATAGCAAAACATGGAGAACCTGCCAAACTATTATGTAATAAGGATCCCTTCACTTTGAAATCATCAGTTTACCTCTCCAAACTGTTCCCCAATTCCAAGTTTCTGCTGATGATTCGGGATGGACGTGCATCTGTACATTCCATGATAACCAGAAAAATAACCATAGCTGGCTTTGATCTAAACAGCTATAGAGACTGCCTGACCAAGTGGAACAAAGCGATCGAGATCATGTACGCCCAGTGCTTAGAGATCGGGGAGCACAAGTGCCTTCCGGTGCATTATGAACAGCTAGTTTTACATCCTAAGCAAACCCTGCATGCCATTATTGAGTTTCTGGGCATCCAATGGAATGACGCAGTGCTTCACCATGAGGAACTGATTGGAAAACCAGGAGGCGTATCCCTCTCCAA GACTGAAAAGTCAACAGACCAAGTAATGAAACCTGTGAATCTTGAGGCCTTGACTAAATGGGTTGGAAAGCTTCCAACAGATATAGTAGAGGACATGGCTCGTATAGCTCCAATGCTTGCCCGACTAGGATATGATCCTTTTGCAAACCCACCAAAATATGGTAATCCAGATGCACTAGTGGTCAACAACACCCACAGA GTCTTAAAAGGGGACTTTAAAACGCCGAGCAGCCTGAAAGGATTTGTCCAG ATCCATCAGAATAACTCGTCCCACTGGTGA